The following are from one region of the Nicotiana tomentosiformis chromosome 7, ASM39032v3, whole genome shotgun sequence genome:
- the LOC138896366 gene encoding uncharacterized protein has product MVDFDVILGMDVLSPYHAILDCHAKMVTLAISGLPQLEWKGIPGHYTSRVISYMKARRMVEKGCLAYLAHIRDSSADVPSIVSVPIVCEFPDIFPADLSGMPPDRDIDFCIDLGPGTQPIYIPPYRMALPELKEWKEQLQDLLN; this is encoded by the coding sequence atggtagattttgatgttatattggGAATGGATgtgctatcaccttatcatgctatattggattgtcacgccaaaatggtgaccttagccatatCGGGGttacctcaattagagtggaaagggattcCTGGCCATTATACCAGTAGGGTTAtatcttatatgaaggctcgacgtatggtcgagaagggttgtctagcttatttggctcatattcgtgattctagtgcggatgttccttctatagtTTCAGTCCCAATTGTCTGTGAGTTTCCAgatatatttcctgcagatttgtcggggatgccacccgacagagatattgacttctgtattgatttgggtCCGGGTACCCAGCCCATatatattccaccataccgtatggccctgccagagCTGAAGGAAtggaaggagcagttacaggactTGCTTAATTAG